In Actinomycetota bacterium, the DNA window GTCCACCGGATGAGTCCCCTCCGCTTCGGGCAGGTGCTCGACGAAGCGGTGGAACGCGGCGTGATCGACGAGGTCGGCGACCGCGACCGGGTCATGCAGCGCCACGGGAGGCTCGGGCACGAGGCGCTGCTCGCCCAGGTCCCCGTGCGGGGCGTGTCGAGCATCGATGCGCTACTGTCCTTGCGGCTCGACGACCAGCAGAAGGACCGCGTCGTCGATGCCCTGCACGCCACGCGAGACGAACCCCAGCAGCTGTGGGCACGGCTCGAGGCCGCGCAGATCGACCGGGAGACGATCGACCGGCTCCGACTCGACGGCAAACTCGGCGCGCTCACCAGGCACAACGCCCCGGTCATGGGTCGGCTGATCGCGAACGTCGGGGTGACGCAGCTCGCCGATCTGGTCACCGCCCGTCTCTACGAGGTCGACGCCTGGGAGTCGGTGATCGGTGCCGACACCCCCGAGGGTGTCGCAGCCGAAGACTACGCCACCGGACTCGCCATCCAGGTCCGGCTCGCCTTCCCGACGCGTGTCATCGCCCACCAGCTCCGGCGGGGTGTGGTGGCCATCGGTGACCAGGGCGTCGCCGACGGCGTGGCCGGGTTCCTCGAGCGCGGCGCCGACGCCCGCCAGCTTGGGCTCGTACCGCTGCGACGGTGGGATGGCTTCGACGACCTCGACGAGGCGGTCCGCGACGGTGCGCTCCTGCTGGAGCGACTCCATCAGATCACGCCCTCTGACGCGTCGCTGCGGGCACTGGCCCATGCCGGCCTGTCGTCGGCGCGAGACGTCGTCACATTGTCCGAAGCAGAGTTCCTGGCCAAGCACGGCGACGCGTTCCCGTCCCGAGAGGAAGCCGTCCTGGTCCACCGCAAGGCGCACCAGGTGCACAGCACGGTGCTCCACATCGCCACCGATTACATGACCCGAAGCCGACGACCGACCCTCGCGGTGCTCGCCGGTCCCACGCCCCGAGGAGATTGACATGTCCATCGAGACCCGCCTCGAAGATCTTTTCGGCAGCGTGGACTTCTGCGCGTGCGAACACTGTCGGTCCGTGCTGTCACCCGCCGCCTACCTCGTCGGGCTGTTCGAGTTCCTCGAACTCGGCGCCGACCCGGCGGTCGGTCGCAACCCGATCGACGTGCTCTTCGAGCGGCGCCCCGATCTCCCGCACCTGCTGCTCAGCTGCGAGAACACCAACGTCGCGCTCCCGTACGTCGACTTGGTGAACGAGATCCTCGAGTTCTGGGTGGTGAACGACGGCCTGGCTGGGTTCACGGGTCACGACACGAGGCCCGGTGAACGAACCGAGGACCTGCTCGTCGACCCGGCGTTCATCGAGGCCGAGGCCTATCCCCCGTTGACGGCGCAGGTCTTCCCCGCACCCTTGCCCTTCGACATGCCGCTGGAGTCGATGCGCCTGCAGTTCCAGGCGTGGGATACCAGCCTCGCGGCGCTGTTGGGACGCTTTGGAACGGCGGCGGCCGCCCGGCGTGAGCGTCTCGGTCTGAACGCCGCCGAGTGGTCGATCCTGACCGACGTCGGGTTCCGGGCGGTACCCGAGTACCTCGGCGAGGGTCCGGGAACCAGCATGGCCGCCCTCGATGCCGCCGTCCCCACGGCACGCGACTTCTGCCGGCGCGTCGGGCTCACCTACACGGAGTTGACCGAGACGCTGCAGGCCAGCTTCGTCAACCCCGGCCGGCCCCTCGTCCCCGACCTCACCGAGCTCGGGCTCGGTATGGCCTCGATCGCCGACTGGTTCGGCGGCGACCTGACCGATGCCGCGCTTGTGGCCGAGCTGCCGCCCGGCTTCGACGCAACTCCGTTCGACGGCGACGTGCTCGCATGGCTAACCGAGCGTCGACCGCTGTTGGAGTCCCTCATCACCTTGACGCCCACCGATGACGCCGATCCGGAGGTCGACGACTGCGACTTCTCCAAGCTCCGGCTCCGAACTGAGCTTCGGCAGCCCAACCACCTGGCCGAGCTCGACCTGCTCCGTGTGCTCCGCTTCACCCGCATCTGGCGACTGCTCGACCGGCAGGTGAAGTCGTCGATTGCCGACGCCGATCGCCTGTTGGCCAGCTTCCTGCCGACGCCCCCTGCCGAGTTGACACTGGCGAACATCGACCAGGCGTGCGCGACGGCGCTGGATCGGATCGCCAACGTGCTCTTCCTGCTCGATGAGGTGGGCGCGAACGCATCGACCCTTCCGCTGTGGTGGGCGCTGTTCACGTCCGACACCGACCCCGTTTTGCGGGCGGCTCACCTTGCCACCCTGCTCGACCTCGGCACCGGCGACTACGACAGCCTCGTCGCCATCACCGGGATCGACCCAGTCGCGGCCGACGACCTCGGGACGGCCGAACCCTCGCTGATGCGCTTCGTCCGGGCCCGTCGCACACTGTCCCGGGCGGGACTGAAGGTCACCGATCTCGAGTACGTCCTGCGCGACATCGACGCCTCGCAGCTACGGGCGCCGTCCGCCGAGTCGCTACAGGCCGAGCTCGGTGCCGTGCGGCAGGCCCTCGCGGCCGTCGACGGCACCGTGGGCTCCGCCTCCGACTTGGCCGGCCTGGAGTCCCAGCTGGCCCTGGTCCACGCCCCCGAAGTCGTACGCGAATTCCTCGACCTGCTGGGCGGCAGGGCGACGATCACCGTCGACTTGCCTGGTCCGGTCACGGCGTTGCCGGATCCCGTCGCCGCCCTGGGCACGACGCTGGGTTTCGACGCGTTCGGGCGGCAACTCTCCTTCGCCGGCGTCATGACCGCGTCGGAGGAAGCGGCTCTGCACGCCGCAGTGGCCGGCCTCGTGCTCGACGACATCGACGAGATCACCCAGCAGCCCGATCTCGACGCCTACATCGCGCAGCTCACGGCGGCGATCACGGCGCTGCGGACCGCCGGGGATGCTCGGGTCGCAGCGCTCGAGGCCGACGAGGCCGCGCTCGGTCTCGCGCTTCGCGACGCGTTGGTCGAGCCCGACCCCACCGATGCCATCGCCGT includes these proteins:
- a CDS encoding Tc toxin subunit A, translated to MSIETRLEDLFGSVDFCACEHCRSVLSPAAYLVGLFEFLELGADPAVGRNPIDVLFERRPDLPHLLLSCENTNVALPYVDLVNEILEFWVVNDGLAGFTGHDTRPGERTEDLLVDPAFIEAEAYPPLTAQVFPAPLPFDMPLESMRLQFQAWDTSLAALLGRFGTAAAARRERLGLNAAEWSILTDVGFRAVPEYLGEGPGTSMAALDAAVPTARDFCRRVGLTYTELTETLQASFVNPGRPLVPDLTELGLGMASIADWFGGDLTDAALVAELPPGFDATPFDGDVLAWLTERRPLLESLITLTPTDDADPEVDDCDFSKLRLRTELRQPNHLAELDLLRVLRFTRIWRLLDRQVKSSIADADRLLASFLPTPPAELTLANIDQACATALDRIANVLFLLDEVGANASTLPLWWALFTSDTDPVLRAAHLATLLDLGTGDYDSLVAITGIDPVAADDLGTAEPSLMRFVRARRTLSRAGLKVTDLEYVLRDIDASQLRAPSAESLQAELGAVRQALAAVDGTVGSASDLAGLESQLALVHAPEVVREFLDLLGGRATITVDLPGPVTALPDPVAALGTTLGFDAFGRQLSFAGVMTASEEAALHAAVAGLVLDDIDEITQQPDLDAYIAQLTAAITALRTAGDARVAALEADEAALGLALRDALVEPDPTDAIAVVLARLLRPLSLSLKRVAVQRILATLLRIDERMARVLTERAAVLHTDADAGAAVIDDFLALEGDVMFDVNDTIEFLVVPATTDDHHLHVGAPEGTSVRLVVDGDVVVPTTVVGPDGEVATAAPVQLTAGRPVLMALTLAGLPAGQAATVSWRTRGMGRRLIPTPQLVPAAAAAATTRSLRRLHKASELVGVLRLTPREVDHLAGDAPDTAGFLRELPVDGPPAAAALPAAWGPLARLLWFPAFKTDTEPDT